GAAGCAGTCGTTCAATCTCCGCCTCGTTCACCTTTACCTTCTCTATTTTATCGACGAAGTTGAAGAGCTGCTTCTCGCAGATCAGATCTCCCTTGGGGACTTCACGCTTCTCGAACGTCTTGTTGATCAGTTTTTCGATCTGCACTACCTTCCCCTTCTCTTTGGTGTGGATGATGGCGATCGAGGTGCCGGTCTTCCCGGCCCTGCCGGTGCGGCCGCTGCGATGGGTGTAGATCTCGTAGTCGTCAGGCAGCCCGAAGTTGATGATGTGGCTCACGTCATCCACGTCGAGGCCGCGTGCCGCCACGTCGGTGGCCACCAGCAGCTGCAGGTTGTGGTTGCGGTACTTGCTCATCACGTAGTCACGCTGCGCTTGCGACAGGTCGCCATGCAACGCATCGGCATCATAACCATCCTGCATCAGCTTGTCGGCGATCTCCTGTGTCTCCTTGCGGGTGCGGCAGAAGATGATGCCATAGATATTGGGATAGTAATCCACAATCCGTTTCAATGCAAGATATTTGTCTTTGGCGTGCACCATGAAGTAGAGATGCCGTACGTTCTCGGCACCCTCGTTCTTGCGACCGATGGTGATCTCCATCGGTTCTTTCATGTACTTGCGTGTGATCTTCTCGATCTCCTTCGGCATGGTGGCCGAGAAGAGAAGCATGCTCCGGCTGTCGGGCAGGTGCGAGAGGATCTCATCGATGTCTTCCGAGAAGCCCATGTTGAGCATCTCATCCGCCTCGTCGAGCACCATGGTGTGGACATCGCCAAGGGAAACGGTCTTCCGCTTAATCAAGTCGATTAGCCGCCCGGGGGTGGCTACGATGATGTGTACCCCCCGTTTGAGGGTTCGTATCTGGCTATCAATGCTGGAGCCACCATAAACAGGCAGGATCTTGATGTCTTCCACGTAGGTGGAGAAGTCGGTCAGGTCGCCCGCTATCTGGAGACAGAGCTCACGGGTGGGACAGAGGATCAGTGTCTGCGGCGTGAGCTGCTTCACGTTGATTTTCTGGATCACCGGGATGCCGAAAGCGGCAGTTTTGCCGGTACCGGTTTGTGCCAGGGCGATGATGTCGCGGGTGTGTGCCAGCAGGCGGGGGATTACCTCACTCTGTACCGGCATGGGTTGTTCAAAGCCGAGCTCAGTAACAGCCCGCTGGATTTCGGGAATCACTCCCAACT
This genomic window from Dysgonomonadaceae bacterium zrk40 contains:
- a CDS encoding DEAD/DEAH box helicase; protein product: MSTFQELGVIPEIQRAVTELGFEQPMPVQSEVIPRLLAHTRDIIALAQTGTGKTAAFGIPVIQKINVKQLTPQTLILCPTRELCLQIAGDLTDFSTYVEDIKILPVYGGSSIDSQIRTLKRGVHIIVATPGRLIDLIKRKTVSLGDVHTMVLDEADEMLNMGFSEDIDEILSHLPDSRSMLLFSATMPKEIEKITRKYMKEPMEITIGRKNEGAENVRHLYFMVHAKDKYLALKRIVDYYPNIYGIIFCRTRKETQEIADKLMQDGYDADALHGDLSQAQRDYVMSKYRNHNLQLLVATDVAARGLDVDDVSHIINFGLPDDYEIYTHRSGRTGRAGKTGTSIAIIHTKEKGKVVQIEKLINKTFEKREVPKGDLICEKQLFNFVDKIEKVKVNEAEIERLLPSIFRKLEWLEKEDIIKRMVSLEFNRLIEYYQEAEEIFEPKEGSSRGQKGDYGKRSNDREGGSRQPEKGYARLFINVGKMDGINPAMLMGFINDHVKGKVPIGRIDLLKSFSFFEVPEELAPRVVKSFKGMYVDERKLQVHLAQEEDQASKGRKKKFYENDFGGKGKKKKPKY